Proteins encoded by one window of Anas platyrhynchos isolate ZD024472 breed Pekin duck chromosome 14, IASCAAS_PekinDuck_T2T, whole genome shotgun sequence:
- the C1QTNF2 gene encoding complement C1q tumor necrosis factor-related protein 2 codes for MISAVLLLWTMPCVANHILGGFAKAALQEGPQLACSLPGPPGPPGPPGAPGAPGTVGRMGFPGKDGKDGKDGDKGEHGDEGPQGRTGNPGKPGPKGKAGAIGKAGPRGPKGLKGNPGKKGAPGKKGPKGNKGETGMPGPCTCNANKAKSAFSVAVSKSYPRERLPIKFDRILMNEGGHYNASSGKFICSIPGIYYFTYDITLANKHLAIGLVHNGQYRIKTFDANTGNHDVASGSTILSLKREDEVWLQIFYSEQNGLFYDPYWTDSLFTGFLIYPDQDYLNEI; via the exons ATGATCTCTGCTGTCCTCCTCCTCTGGACCATGCCCTGTGTGGCAAACCACATCCTCGGGGGCTTTGCCAAGGCAGCGCTGCAGGAGGGTCCCCAGCTGGCATGCAGCCTGCCAGGCCCCCCCGGGCCTCCCGGGCCTCCCGGTGCTCCCGGTGCTCCAGGGACGGTTGGCAGGATGGGCTTCCCAGGGAAAGACGGCAAGGATGGCAAGGACGGGGACAAAGGCGAGCACGGTGATGAAG GTCCACAGGGCAGAACAGGAAACCCAGGCAAGCCAGGACCAAAGGGGAAAGCGGGAGCTATCGGTAAGGCAGGCCCACGAGGACCAAAGGGTTTAAAAGGCAATCCTGGAAAGAAAGGAGCACCAGGAAAGAAAGGACCCAAAGGGAACAAGGGTGAGACTGGCATGCCAGGACCCTGCACCTGTAATGCCAACAAAGCCAAATCTGCCTTTTCTGTGGCTGTCTCCAAAAGCTACCCAAGGGAAAGGCTGCCCATCAAATTTGACAGGATCCTTATGAATGAAGGAGGACATTACAACGCTTCCAGTGGGAAATTTATATGCAGCATCCCAGGTATTTACTACTTCACTTATGATATCACCTTGGCCAACAAACATTTGGCCATTGGCTTGGTCCACAATGGGCAGTACCGGATCAAGACCTTTGATGCCAACACTGGGAACCACGATGTTGCCTCTGGATCAACCATCCTTTCTCTGAAGCGTGAGGATGAAGTATGGCTGCAGATCTTTTACTCTGAACAAAACGGGCTCTTTTATGACCCCTACTGGACAGACAGTTTGTTCACCGGCTTCCTGATCTATCCTGATCAAGATTATCTCAATGAAATATAg